A genomic region of Vitis vinifera cultivar Pinot Noir 40024 chromosome 7, ASM3070453v1 contains the following coding sequences:
- the LOC100242506 gene encoding glutathione S-transferase F13: MALKLHGIPMSTCTTRVLTCLHEKGLDFELVPVNLFAGEHKQPPFLAKNPFGQIPVLEDGDLTLFESRAITAYLAEKYKETGCDLLRHNDLKEAALVKVWLEVESQQYHPAIYQIVYQFFVLPLQGKTADQAIIDVNLEKLGKVLDVYEARLGTTKCLAGDFYSLADLHHLSYTYYFMKTPWASLINSRPNVKAWWEDISSRPAFKKVAEGMTFGEK, encoded by the exons ATGGCGCTCAAGCTCCATGGAATTCCCATGTCCACATGCACCACTCGTGTCCTCACCTGTCTCCATGAGAAAGGCTTGGATTTTGAGCTTGTCCCTGTTAATCTCTTTGCAGGTGAACATAAGCAGCCTCCTTTTCTTGCCAAGAAT CCCTTTGGACAGATTCCAGTTCTGGAAGATGGCGATCTCACTCTTTTTG AATCTAGGGCAATAACAGCATATTTGGCCGAGAAATACAAGGAAACGGGGTGTGATCTCTTGAGGCACAATGACCTCAAAGAAGCTGCATTGGTGAAGGTGTGGTTGGAGGTTGAATCCCAACAATATCATCCGGCAATATACCAGATTGTGTACCAGTTCTTCGTGTTGCCTCTACAAGGCAAGACGGCCGATCAGGCCATTATTGATGTAAATCTGGAGAAGTTGGGTAAGGTTCTGGATGTGTATGAGGCCAGGCTGGGCACCACAAAGTGCCTAGCAGGAGATTTCTACAGCTTGGCTGATCTTCACCACCTTTCTTACACTTACTATTTCATGAAGACGCCATGGGCTTCCCTCATAAACAGCCGTCCCAATGTGAAGGCATGGTGGGAGGACATTTCCTCAAGGCCAGCTTTCAAGAAAGTGGCTGAAGGCATGACTTTTGGTGAGAAGTGA